The Longimicrobium sp. genome has a window encoding:
- a CDS encoding Nif3-like dinuclear metal center hexameric protein: MKLDELVRYLDDYLRIATTPDYPDAVNGLQVEGTRPIRRIAVAVDAAQATVDQAIAGDADLLLVHHGLFWDGNRPLTGRRYRRIKPLLDAGVAVYAAHLPLDAHPDVGNNAVLLRALGAEPQGTFGDYKGLPLGVWGEVDLRREALCARLDEVLGTRVKMIAGGPEHVRRVGVVTGGAGGKVADAVAAELDAFITGEGAHHNFFDAEEGGINLYLGGHYATEVWGVRALAEHLELKFGIEWFFIDHPTGL; encoded by the coding sequence GTGAAGCTCGACGAGCTGGTCCGCTACTTGGACGACTACCTCCGCATCGCAACGACGCCTGACTACCCGGACGCGGTGAACGGGCTGCAGGTGGAGGGCACGCGTCCCATCCGCCGCATCGCCGTGGCGGTGGATGCGGCGCAGGCGACGGTGGACCAGGCGATCGCCGGTGATGCCGATCTCCTCCTGGTGCACCACGGGTTGTTCTGGGATGGGAACCGTCCCCTGACCGGCCGGCGCTATCGGCGGATCAAGCCGCTGTTGGACGCGGGTGTCGCCGTCTACGCCGCGCACCTGCCGCTCGATGCGCACCCGGACGTCGGCAACAACGCCGTCCTGCTGCGGGCGCTCGGTGCGGAGCCGCAGGGCACCTTTGGCGATTACAAGGGGCTGCCGCTCGGCGTGTGGGGCGAGGTGGATCTGCGCCGTGAGGCGCTCTGCGCGCGACTCGACGAGGTCCTCGGCACGCGCGTGAAGATGATCGCCGGCGGCCCCGAGCACGTGCGGCGGGTTGGCGTCGTCACGGGTGGCGCGGGAGGCAAGGTGGCGGATGCGGTGGCCGCGGAGCTCGACGCCTTCATCACCGGCGAGGGGGCGCACCACAACTTCTTCGACGCAGAAGAGGGCGGGATCAACCTCTACCTCGGCGGCCACTACGCCACCGAGGTGTGGGGTGTTCGCGCACTCGCGGAGCACCTGGAGCTCAAGTTCGGCATCGAATGGTTCTTCATCGACCATCCGACGGGCTTGTAG
- a CDS encoding FAD-dependent monooxygenase, protein MNTSPHDTEVLVAGGGPTGLMLALGLVSRGITCRVVDRTPVRSDRSRALVVHARSLELLQKLGIADELIAAGRRTMAAKVFINGRPAVDFAFGEVAKVTDTPFPFTLLVSQVDTERVLEKRLAALGTRVERPLELLGFEQDADVVRARVRHEDGREEEIRARYIVGCDGAHSVVRKGAGLTFEGGAYPQDFVLADLTVDWENDDDSLYIFVSRAGLLAVFPFAEPGFYRLIATRPESAPEDAGDPSLDEMREIVRETSPIPMELRDPHWLARFRLHHRAANHYRAGRAFVAGDAAHIHSPAGGQGMNTGLQDAANLAWKLALVLRGHAPEGFLDSYEAERLPVGRRLLRTTDRLFAGTAARGPVSLAIAGFLLPRIGRIALGQPRLAVRGFRFISQLEIAYPSSPVVDEARPRFRGGPRAGNRAPDAPVRRDDTETTLFSLCTGAAHHLLVFGGDSADALRTLAAEHLGDVQAHHITRSRGVADAWLDESGEAHRRYGITESGYYLIRPDGYIAFRADELDTEPLAQYLRDIFPPQ, encoded by the coding sequence ATGAACACGTCACCGCACGACACGGAGGTGCTGGTGGCCGGCGGCGGCCCCACGGGGCTGATGCTGGCGCTGGGGCTGGTCTCGCGCGGGATCACGTGCCGCGTGGTCGACCGCACGCCGGTGCGCTCCGACCGCTCGCGCGCGCTGGTGGTGCACGCCCGGTCGCTCGAGCTGCTTCAGAAGCTGGGGATTGCGGACGAGCTGATCGCGGCGGGGCGGCGGACGATGGCCGCCAAGGTCTTCATCAACGGTCGCCCCGCGGTCGACTTCGCGTTCGGCGAGGTCGCAAAGGTCACCGATACGCCCTTCCCGTTCACCCTGCTGGTGTCGCAGGTCGACACGGAGCGCGTGTTGGAGAAGCGGCTGGCGGCCCTGGGAACACGGGTGGAGCGGCCGCTGGAGCTGCTCGGCTTCGAGCAGGACGCGGACGTGGTGCGCGCGCGCGTGCGGCACGAGGATGGGCGCGAGGAAGAGATCCGCGCCCGCTACATCGTGGGATGCGACGGAGCGCACAGCGTGGTGCGTAAGGGCGCGGGTCTAACTTTCGAGGGCGGGGCGTATCCGCAGGACTTCGTGCTCGCGGACCTGACCGTGGATTGGGAGAACGACGACGATTCGCTGTACATCTTCGTCTCGCGCGCGGGGCTCCTGGCCGTCTTCCCCTTCGCGGAGCCGGGGTTTTACCGGCTGATCGCGACGCGCCCCGAGTCTGCGCCCGAAGACGCCGGCGATCCCTCGCTCGACGAGATGCGGGAGATCGTTCGCGAGACGTCACCGATTCCGATGGAGCTCCGCGATCCTCACTGGCTCGCGCGCTTTCGCCTTCATCACCGCGCGGCGAACCATTATCGTGCGGGCCGGGCGTTCGTGGCGGGCGATGCGGCGCACATCCACAGCCCCGCGGGAGGGCAGGGGATGAACACGGGGCTCCAGGACGCGGCCAATCTGGCGTGGAAGCTGGCGCTCGTGCTTCGCGGGCACGCGCCGGAAGGCTTCCTGGACAGCTACGAAGCCGAGCGGCTCCCCGTCGGACGGCGCCTGCTGCGCACCACCGACCGCCTGTTCGCAGGCACCGCGGCGCGGGGTCCTGTGAGCCTGGCCATCGCCGGCTTCCTCCTGCCGCGCATCGGCCGGATCGCGCTTGGCCAGCCGAGGCTCGCGGTACGCGGCTTCCGCTTCATCTCGCAGCTGGAGATCGCGTATCCCTCCAGCCCTGTGGTTGACGAGGCACGCCCACGCTTCCGGGGCGGACCCCGGGCGGGGAACCGCGCTCCGGATGCCCCGGTGCGCCGCGACGACACTGAAACCACCCTGTTCTCGCTCTGCACCGGCGCCGCGCACCACCTCCTCGTCTTCGGCGGCGACTCCGCGGATGCGCTCCGCACCCTCGCCGCCGAGCACCTGGGCGACGTGCAGGCGCACCACATCACCCGCAGCCGCGGGGTCGCGGATGCGTGGCTCGACGAGTCGGGCGAGGCGCACCGGCGCTACGGGATCACGGAATCAGGCTATTACCTGATCCGTCCTGATGGCTACATCGCGTTCCGCGCAGATGAACTGGACACAGAACCCCTTGCCCAGTACCTCCGCGATATCTTCCCACCCCAATAG
- a CDS encoding Ppx/GppA phosphatase family protein, whose translation MPQLSAPKKNPKSLPAFPLRVAAVDVGSNAMRFIAAEFRGATEYETLAEQRMPVRLGHDVFLTGKLPREAMDAAVEAMKGFRRQMEALGIDHYRAVATSAMRESRNGGELVQRIRDEAGLELEVITGSEEARLVYEAIRASVPLESHKWILVDLGGGSVEVSLVDAGGILWSESHVMGSVRLLEELSVSGEEPGRFQRLLREYAATLQIPVIAQQWNPRGVIATGGNIEALARLAGGKAARGKLTRLSLTELRGLIEMLSRLSYRQRVDELGLREDRADVILPASMVYERVISVSGAEEVFVPAVGLKDGVLVDLVDDLVTHQEHEDRKDRHAVAGAVSLGRRYMFDETHAQHVARLAGSLFDQLRKVHKLEPTDRRILLAAAVLHDIGVYVGYKKHHKHSFYLVSQSEIPEFSQREIDIIANLARYHRKGVPAEHHDHFTRLPEEDRARVIKLASLLRVADALDREHIQAVSSVRARVAKDRCTLELEGTGDLLLERWALRRKGGLFEGTFGLKVEIAGPTE comes from the coding sequence AGAACCCGAAGTCGCTCCCCGCCTTTCCGCTGCGGGTGGCGGCGGTGGACGTGGGCTCCAACGCCATGCGCTTCATCGCCGCGGAGTTCCGCGGCGCCACGGAGTACGAGACGCTGGCAGAGCAGCGCATGCCCGTGCGGCTGGGGCACGACGTCTTCCTCACAGGCAAGCTGCCGCGCGAGGCGATGGACGCGGCCGTGGAGGCGATGAAGGGCTTCCGGCGGCAGATGGAGGCGCTGGGGATCGACCACTACCGTGCCGTGGCCACCAGCGCCATGCGCGAGTCGCGCAACGGCGGCGAGCTGGTGCAGCGCATCCGCGACGAGGCGGGGCTGGAGCTGGAGGTCATCACCGGGTCCGAGGAGGCGCGGCTGGTCTACGAGGCGATCCGCGCCAGCGTTCCCCTCGAGAGCCACAAGTGGATCCTGGTGGACCTGGGCGGCGGGAGCGTGGAGGTGTCGCTGGTGGACGCCGGCGGCATCCTGTGGAGCGAGAGCCATGTGATGGGCTCCGTGCGCCTCCTGGAAGAGCTCTCCGTCTCCGGCGAGGAGCCCGGGCGCTTCCAGCGGCTGCTGCGCGAGTACGCGGCCACGCTGCAGATCCCGGTCATCGCGCAGCAGTGGAACCCGCGTGGGGTGATCGCCACCGGCGGCAACATCGAGGCGCTGGCGCGGCTTGCGGGCGGCAAGGCGGCGCGTGGGAAGTTGACGCGCCTGTCGCTCACCGAGCTGCGCGGGCTCATCGAGATGCTCTCGCGCCTCTCGTACCGCCAGCGCGTGGACGAGCTGGGGCTGCGCGAGGACCGCGCGGACGTCATCCTCCCCGCCTCCATGGTCTACGAGCGCGTCATCTCCGTGTCCGGCGCGGAGGAGGTGTTCGTGCCGGCGGTGGGGCTCAAGGACGGCGTGCTGGTGGACCTGGTGGACGACCTCGTGACGCACCAGGAGCACGAGGACCGCAAGGACAGGCACGCGGTGGCGGGGGCGGTGTCGCTGGGGCGGCGCTACATGTTCGACGAGACACACGCGCAGCACGTGGCGCGGCTCGCCGGCTCCCTCTTCGACCAGCTGCGCAAGGTGCACAAGCTGGAGCCCACCGACCGGCGCATCCTGCTGGCCGCGGCGGTGCTGCACGACATCGGCGTGTACGTGGGCTACAAGAAGCACCACAAGCACTCGTTCTACCTGGTCTCCCAGAGCGAGATCCCGGAGTTCTCGCAGCGCGAGATCGACATCATCGCCAACCTGGCGCGCTACCACCGCAAGGGCGTCCCGGCCGAGCACCACGACCACTTCACCCGGCTTCCCGAAGAGGACCGTGCGCGCGTGATCAAGCTCGCCTCGCTGCTGCGCGTGGCCGATGCGCTCGACCGCGAGCACATCCAGGCCGTTTCCAGCGTGCGCGCGCGTGTGGCAAAGGATCGCTGCACTCTGGAGCTGGAGGGCACGGGCGACCTCCTCCTGGAGCGCTGGGCGCTGCGCCGCAAAGGCGGGCTCTTCGAGGGCACCTTTGGCCTCAAGGTGGAGATCGCGGGCCCCACGGAGTGA